Proteins encoded together in one Thermophilibacter immobilis window:
- a CDS encoding metal-dependent transcriptional regulator, with the protein MMNTGVTEDHTLTRAGEDYLESIYRISLEEATGDRSVRSVDVADQLGVSKASVNKALSMLKEGGMVVQSRYGRVSLTPEGEKYAALVWRSHRALRTFLESDLGVDPKSADEEACLMEHVLSADTMQRLIDYLERQGIPVPE; encoded by the coding sequence ATGATGAACACGGGGGTTACCGAGGACCATACGCTGACCAGGGCCGGAGAGGACTACCTCGAATCCATCTACCGTATCTCACTCGAGGAGGCCACCGGAGACAGGTCCGTTCGCTCGGTGGACGTGGCCGACCAGCTCGGCGTCTCCAAGGCGAGCGTCAACAAGGCCCTCTCCATGCTCAAGGAGGGGGGCATGGTGGTTCAGAGTCGCTACGGGCGCGTGAGCCTCACGCCCGAAGGCGAGAAGTACGCGGCTCTTGTGTGGCGCTCGCACCGCGCCCTGCGCACCTTTCTCGAGTCTGACCTGGGCGTCGATCCCAAGTCAGCCGACGAGGAGGCGTGTCTGATGGAGCACGTGCTGTCTGCAGACACCATGCAGCGGCTGATTGACTATCTCGAGAGGCAGGGCATCCCCGTCCCCGAGTAG
- the atpA gene encoding F0F1 ATP synthase subunit alpha, which produces MTDTISSQKIMDTLRENLAAISVTVDRQEASVVTEVGDGIAHVSGLKTAMAGELLQFTSSSTGRDVYGLAQNLDRDEVGAVLFGDVEDIKEGDECRTTGRVMDIPAGRAMLGRVVNPLGQPIDGLGPVNATHRRPIEFKAPGIMERQPVCEPVQTGLLAIDAMVPIGRGQRELIIGDRKTGKTAIAIDAIVNQRETDMVCIYVAIGQKASTVAAIRESLARHGVLEKTVIVAATAADSAPMQYIAPMAGAALGEYFMYNDAEGNPADEKHPGGHVLVVYDDLSKQAVAYRQMSLTLHRPPGREAYPGDIFYLHSRLLERACKLSDANGAGSLTALPIIETQEGDVSAYIPTNVISITDGQIYLQSNLFFQGQRPAVDVGISVSRVGGDAQVKAMKQVAGTLRLDLASYREKQAFSQFGSDLDATTQYQLNHGAHMMEMLKQQRYSALDVRDQIISIFAAKEDFLDDIDLNHVNLFRDGLAKHMAERHPALRSALVKGKLSDEQQDRLKMHIAHFKEQFLDENPNKKRAEDVEAAAEETVDHSGSTTLAQE; this is translated from the coding sequence GTGACGGATACCATCAGCTCGCAGAAGATCATGGACACGCTGCGCGAGAACCTCGCGGCCATCAGCGTGACGGTCGATCGCCAGGAGGCCTCGGTCGTCACTGAGGTCGGCGACGGCATCGCACATGTCTCGGGTCTCAAGACCGCCATGGCAGGCGAACTTCTGCAGTTCACAAGCTCATCCACAGGCCGCGACGTCTACGGCCTCGCGCAGAACCTGGATCGCGACGAGGTCGGCGCCGTCCTCTTCGGCGACGTCGAGGACATCAAGGAAGGCGACGAGTGCCGCACGACCGGCCGCGTCATGGACATCCCCGCCGGTCGCGCCATGCTCGGGCGCGTCGTGAACCCCCTGGGCCAGCCCATCGACGGACTCGGCCCCGTCAACGCGACGCATCGTCGCCCCATCGAGTTCAAGGCCCCCGGCATCATGGAGCGCCAGCCGGTGTGCGAGCCCGTCCAGACGGGCCTTCTCGCCATCGATGCGATGGTCCCCATCGGCCGTGGCCAGCGTGAGCTCATCATCGGCGACCGCAAGACCGGCAAGACCGCCATCGCCATCGACGCCATCGTCAACCAGCGCGAGACGGATATGGTCTGCATCTACGTGGCCATAGGCCAGAAGGCCTCGACCGTCGCCGCTATTCGCGAGTCGCTCGCACGTCACGGCGTTCTGGAGAAGACCGTCATCGTGGCTGCCACGGCCGCCGACTCGGCGCCTATGCAGTACATCGCCCCCATGGCCGGCGCCGCGCTCGGCGAGTACTTCATGTACAACGACGCCGAGGGCAACCCCGCCGACGAGAAGCACCCCGGCGGACACGTCCTGGTGGTCTACGACGACCTCTCCAAACAGGCCGTCGCCTACCGTCAGATGTCGCTGACGCTGCATCGTCCGCCCGGACGCGAGGCTTATCCCGGCGACATCTTCTACCTGCACTCTCGCCTGCTCGAGCGCGCATGCAAGCTCTCGGACGCCAACGGCGCGGGCTCGCTCACGGCGCTGCCGATCATCGAGACGCAGGAGGGCGACGTTTCCGCCTACATCCCCACCAACGTGATCTCCATCACCGACGGCCAGATCTACCTGCAGTCGAACCTGTTCTTCCAGGGCCAGCGCCCTGCGGTCGACGTGGGCATCTCGGTCTCGCGCGTGGGTGGAGACGCCCAGGTCAAGGCCATGAAGCAGGTCGCGGGCACGCTGCGTCTGGATCTTGCGAGCTACCGAGAGAAGCAGGCCTTCTCGCAGTTTGGCTCCGATCTTGACGCCACGACCCAATACCAGCTCAACCATGGCGCGCACATGATGGAGATGCTCAAGCAGCAACGCTACTCGGCGCTTGACGTGCGCGATCAGATCATCTCGATCTTCGCCGCCAAGGAGGACTTCCTGGACGACATCGACCTGAACCACGTGAACCTGTTCCGCGACGGGCTCGCCAAGCACATGGCCGAGCGGCATCCGGCGCTGCGCAGCGCGCTCGTTAAGGGCAAGCTCTCCGACGAGCAGCAGGACCGCCTGAAGATGCACATCGCGCACTTCAAGGAGCAGTTCCTCGACGAGAACCCCAACAAGAAGCGTGCAGAGGACGTCGAAGCTGCAGCCGAAGAGACCGTCGATCACTCCGGCTCCACGACGTTGGCGCAGGAGTAG
- the atpD gene encoding F0F1 ATP synthase subunit beta, with amino-acid sequence MSECSQEQRSALEEAAYHKLNKSVGTGTIVRIVGPVVDVKFEDQIPRVYTALVVDGDTPVGHVSTTLEVESQLPGGIVRTVAMSSTDGLRRGLKVKDTGHPMMMPVGPSTVGRVWNVMGQPVDGKGLPDDLQYYPIHHSAPSFDELTTTTEVFETGIKAIDLLEPYVRGGKTGLLGGAGVGKTVLIQELINNLAQQHGGTSVFTGVGERTREGTDLYLEMTESGVIEKTCLVYGQMNEPPGARMRVALAGLTTAEYFRDQGQDVLLFIDNIFRFSQAGSEVSALLGRMPSAVGYQPTLATEMGELQERITSTKEGSITSVQAVYVPADDLTDPAPATTFTHLDATTVLSRSITELGIYPAVDPLASSSSALDPSIVGEEHYRVATAVQETLQEYSDLQDIIAILGMDELSEEQQNVVSRARKIQQFLSQAFHVAEKFTGNPGVYCSVEDTVRSFAEIIDGKCDDLPEQAFRFAGNIEDVRQRAAAMAAADSKS; translated from the coding sequence ATGTCAGAGTGCAGTCAGGAGCAGCGCAGCGCCCTCGAGGAGGCCGCGTACCACAAGCTCAATAAGAGCGTGGGTACGGGCACGATCGTGCGCATCGTCGGCCCGGTCGTTGACGTCAAGTTCGAGGATCAGATCCCGCGTGTCTACACCGCTCTCGTCGTCGACGGCGACACGCCCGTCGGCCACGTGAGCACGACCCTTGAGGTGGAGTCCCAGCTGCCCGGCGGCATCGTCCGCACGGTGGCCATGTCCTCCACCGACGGCCTCAGGCGCGGCCTCAAGGTCAAGGATACCGGCCATCCCATGATGATGCCGGTCGGGCCCTCCACGGTGGGGCGCGTCTGGAACGTCATGGGCCAGCCCGTCGACGGCAAGGGCTTGCCGGATGACCTGCAGTACTACCCCATTCACCACTCGGCGCCCTCCTTTGACGAGCTGACCACGACCACCGAGGTCTTCGAGACGGGCATCAAGGCCATCGACCTGCTCGAGCCCTACGTGCGCGGTGGCAAGACGGGCCTTCTCGGCGGCGCCGGCGTCGGCAAGACGGTCCTCATCCAAGAGCTCATCAACAACCTCGCGCAGCAGCACGGCGGCACCTCGGTCTTCACCGGCGTCGGCGAGCGCACGCGCGAGGGCACCGACCTCTACCTCGAGATGACCGAGTCCGGCGTCATCGAGAAGACCTGTCTGGTCTACGGGCAGATGAACGAGCCGCCCGGAGCTCGCATGCGCGTCGCGCTTGCCGGCCTCACCACGGCCGAGTACTTCCGCGACCAGGGCCAGGACGTCCTGCTCTTCATCGACAACATCTTCCGCTTCTCTCAGGCTGGCTCCGAGGTCTCAGCCCTTCTCGGCCGCATGCCCTCCGCCGTGGGCTACCAGCCCACGCTGGCCACCGAGATGGGCGAGCTCCAGGAGCGCATCACCTCCACCAAGGAGGGCTCCATCACCTCGGTCCAGGCCGTCTACGTCCCCGCGGACGACCTCACCGACCCGGCTCCGGCCACCACGTTCACGCACCTCGACGCCACGACGGTCCTGTCTCGCTCGATCACCGAGCTCGGCATCTACCCGGCCGTCGACCCCCTGGCCAGCTCGAGCTCGGCGCTCGACCCCTCGATCGTGGGGGAGGAGCACTACCGGGTGGCCACGGCCGTCCAGGAGACGCTCCAGGAGTACTCCGACCTCCAGGACATCATTGCGATCCTGGGCATGGACGAGCTCTCCGAGGAGCAGCAGAACGTGGTCTCTCGCGCGCGCAAGATCCAGCAGTTCCTCTCGCAGGCCTTCCATGTCGCCGAGAAGTTCACGGGTAACCCAGGCGTTTACTGCAGCGTCGAGGATACGGTCCGCTCCTTTGCGGAGATTATCGACGGCAAGTGCGATGACCTTCCTGAGCAGGCGTTTCGTTTTGCGGGTAACATCGAGGACGTTCGTCAGCGCGCCGCTGCGATGGCCGCCGCGGACTCCAAGAGCTAG
- a CDS encoding UTP--glucose-1-phosphate uridylyltransferase, with product MKAIIPAAGLGTRFLPATKCTPKELLPVLDKPVIQYVVEEALEPDAVDGVVIVNSHEKPQIEAYFSVDHAFESLLRKRGKAAEAARVHKASTLPVSFVYQNEARGLGHAVLMAADEIHHETFFVLLGDYFVPDHQMCVRMDQISHEHGDASVIAVAPVPADQVSRYGIIAGTCVGSLPGFDATGEQEGAVWKVTGLVEKPRPEYAPSHLFIVGRYLLSPRVMELLATQGPGAGNEIQLTDALERLLAEEEMYALVVDPAEGCDTGTPAAWAATNARMALDDSAQADAFREALGERNAALLG from the coding sequence ATGAAGGCAATCATTCCTGCGGCCGGACTAGGCACGCGCTTTTTGCCGGCCACGAAGTGCACGCCCAAGGAGCTCCTGCCTGTCCTTGACAAGCCCGTTATTCAGTATGTGGTCGAAGAGGCTCTCGAGCCGGATGCCGTCGACGGCGTCGTCATTGTCAACTCCCACGAGAAGCCCCAGATAGAGGCCTATTTCTCGGTGGATCACGCTTTCGAGTCCCTCCTGCGCAAGCGCGGCAAGGCAGCGGAGGCCGCGCGCGTGCACAAGGCCTCGACGCTTCCGGTCTCCTTCGTCTATCAGAACGAGGCGCGCGGCCTGGGCCACGCGGTTCTCATGGCCGCCGACGAGATTCATCACGAGACGTTCTTCGTGCTTCTCGGCGACTACTTCGTTCCCGATCACCAGATGTGCGTCCGCATGGACCAGATCTCACACGAGCACGGCGACGCCTCGGTAATTGCGGTTGCCCCGGTTCCCGCCGACCAGGTGAGCCGCTATGGCATCATCGCCGGGACGTGCGTGGGGAGCCTTCCGGGCTTTGACGCCACGGGGGAGCAGGAGGGGGCCGTCTGGAAGGTGACGGGCCTCGTCGAGAAGCCCCGGCCCGAGTACGCACCCTCCCACCTGTTCATCGTGGGTCGCTACCTGCTCTCCCCGCGGGTCATGGAGCTGCTCGCGACTCAGGGCCCCGGCGCCGGAAACGAGATTCAGCTGACCGACGCCCTGGAGCGCCTGCTCGCCGAGGAGGAGATGTACGCGCTCGTCGTCGACCCAGCCGAGGGATGCGACACCGGCACCCCCGCCGCGTGGGCCGCCACGAACGCGCGCATGGCACTCGACGATTCTGCGCAGGCCGACGCCTTCCGCGAGGCGCTGGGGGAGAGGAACGCGGCGCTCCTTGGATAG
- the murA gene encoding UDP-N-acetylglucosamine 1-carboxyvinyltransferase, with product MDVIQVEGGHRVAGEVRVEGAKNSALKLMAATIMAPGVTTLRNVPDIADVHVMGKVLKNIGARIEVVNAHELRIDTSQVDSWETPYHLVAQMRASTAVLGPLLARFGKAIVAMPGGCNIGARKIDMHILGLEALGVEFTVDHGNIHAHAPHGLVGDTVTLSFASVGATENLMMASVFARGTTTIDNAAREPEIVDLANLLNEMGAKVSGAGSPVIEIEGVRELVPVTHEVVGDRIEAGTFLAMGALVGDPVTASGFDPRHLGLVLKKYEQMGASVERQERSCTVWRDRPLVPTDIQTLPFPGFPTDMQAQTMCLLALAKGSCVITENVFESRFMFASELSRMGADIVIEGHHAIVHGVERFSGTQVKSPDLRGGAALVMAGLVADGLTTVSEIHHIDRGYEGFVEKLTSLGARVTRASVPDDEDAPL from the coding sequence ATGGACGTCATTCAGGTCGAAGGTGGACACCGCGTCGCGGGAGAGGTGCGCGTCGAGGGCGCCAAGAACTCGGCGCTCAAGCTCATGGCGGCCACCATCATGGCCCCGGGCGTGACCACCCTGCGCAACGTCCCTGACATCGCCGACGTCCACGTTATGGGCAAGGTTCTCAAGAACATCGGCGCCCGTATCGAGGTCGTGAACGCGCACGAGCTCAGAATCGACACCTCCCAGGTGGACTCATGGGAGACCCCCTATCATCTGGTAGCCCAGATGCGCGCGTCGACGGCTGTCCTGGGACCGCTCCTGGCGCGCTTTGGCAAGGCAATCGTGGCCATGCCGGGTGGCTGCAACATCGGCGCCCGCAAGATTGACATGCACATCCTGGGGCTCGAGGCCCTTGGCGTCGAGTTTACGGTCGATCACGGCAACATCCACGCCCATGCCCCGCATGGCCTGGTGGGAGACACCGTGACGCTGTCCTTTGCGAGCGTGGGCGCGACCGAGAACCTCATGATGGCCTCGGTGTTCGCTCGGGGCACCACTACCATTGACAACGCGGCGCGCGAGCCCGAGATTGTTGACCTCGCCAACTTACTCAACGAGATGGGGGCCAAGGTCTCCGGGGCGGGCTCGCCCGTCATCGAGATAGAGGGGGTTCGCGAGCTTGTGCCCGTTACCCACGAGGTCGTGGGCGACCGCATCGAGGCGGGCACGTTTCTGGCCATGGGGGCGCTCGTCGGCGACCCCGTGACGGCGAGCGGGTTTGACCCTCGGCACCTGGGCTTGGTGCTCAAGAAGTACGAGCAGATGGGCGCCTCCGTCGAGCGCCAGGAGCGCTCCTGCACCGTCTGGAGAGATCGCCCACTTGTGCCCACCGACATTCAGACGCTGCCCTTTCCCGGATTTCCCACCGACATGCAGGCGCAGACCATGTGTCTGCTCGCGCTCGCCAAGGGAAGCTGCGTCATCACCGAAAACGTCTTCGAGAGCCGCTTCATGTTTGCCAGCGAGCTCTCGCGCATGGGGGCGGACATCGTCATAGAGGGCCATCACGCCATCGTCCATGGGGTGGAACGCTTCTCGGGCACGCAGGTAAAGTCGCCTGACCTGCGTGGCGGCGCGGCCCTTGTCATGGCCGGCCTGGTGGCCGACGGTCTGACGACGGTCTCCGAGATTCATCACATCGATCGAGGGTACGAGGGGTTTGTCGAGAAGCTCACGAGTCTGGGGGCTCGTGTGACGCGCGCGAGCGTACCCGATGACGAGGACGCGCCCCTCTAG
- the atpG gene encoding ATP synthase F1 subunit gamma: MANLRDIARRRSSVKSTMQITRTMEMISTARIRKALDRAEEAEPYKEAITRMLANVATSGFDDSQPLLAKHLEEKHVLFVLIASDRGLAGGFNIVQQRAVEHAMQRLETRGVASSVITCGRKPTEYFTYRKVAPAMSFVGISSDPNMDEADRIASYVMEGYSSGAVDRVMLYYWHAKNRVEQDQVAEQLLPISKEQLTMPNKPRTPEALSKVGTHEYTDFAFDPSAGEVLGQLMPAYFRTVIYHALLDSAAAEHGARRRAMQSATDNAREVLSSLARIYNRKRQGAITTELNEIIGGASALEDN, encoded by the coding sequence ATGGCGAACCTTCGTGATATAGCCAGGCGCAGAAGCTCCGTCAAGAGCACCATGCAGATCACGCGCACGATGGAGATGATCTCCACCGCCCGCATCCGCAAGGCGCTGGACCGTGCCGAGGAGGCCGAGCCGTACAAGGAGGCCATCACGCGCATGCTGGCCAACGTGGCCACCTCCGGTTTCGACGACTCCCAGCCGCTCTTGGCCAAGCACCTGGAGGAGAAGCACGTCCTGTTCGTCCTCATCGCCTCCGATCGAGGGCTTGCGGGCGGCTTTAACATCGTGCAGCAGCGCGCGGTCGAGCATGCGATGCAGCGCCTCGAGACCAGGGGCGTCGCATCCTCGGTCATCACCTGCGGGCGCAAGCCGACTGAGTACTTCACGTACCGCAAAGTCGCGCCGGCGATGTCCTTCGTGGGCATCTCGTCGGATCCCAACATGGACGAGGCGGATCGCATAGCCTCCTACGTCATGGAGGGATACTCTTCGGGAGCGGTCGACCGCGTCATGCTGTACTACTGGCACGCCAAGAACCGCGTCGAGCAGGACCAGGTCGCCGAGCAGCTTCTTCCCATCAGCAAGGAGCAGCTCACGATGCCCAACAAGCCCCGTACTCCCGAGGCCCTCTCCAAGGTCGGGACCCATGAGTACACCGACTTCGCCTTCGACCCGTCCGCCGGGGAGGTCCTGGGCCAGCTCATGCCCGCCTACTTCAGGACGGTTATCTACCACGCCCTGCTCGACTCGGCGGCGGCGGAGCATGGCGCGCGCCGTCGTGCCATGCAGTCCGCGACCGACAACGCCAGGGAGGTCCTGAGCTCGCTTGCCCGCATCTACAACCGCAAGCGCCAGGGAGCTATCACCACCGAGCTCAACGAAATCATTGGTGGTGCGTCCGCATTGGAGGACAACTAA
- the atpC gene encoding ATP synthase F1 subunit epsilon — MAELNCQFVRPDRSLLEGPVANLVLVTYAGELGVWPGHAPEIVALGDGVVRIRRRPEDGGAEYDVVVSGGYAEIDDDGVIILADHARRADDIDPDVVRETRDHAIEQMEGIPEGDHRRAYYANKVSWCNLLLKQVMGDAAASSR, encoded by the coding sequence ATGGCAGAACTCAACTGTCAGTTCGTCAGGCCCGACAGGTCCCTCCTCGAGGGGCCTGTCGCGAACCTCGTGCTGGTCACCTATGCGGGCGAGCTTGGCGTCTGGCCGGGACATGCGCCCGAGATCGTGGCACTCGGAGACGGCGTGGTGCGCATCAGGCGCCGGCCCGAGGACGGGGGCGCAGAGTATGACGTCGTGGTTTCGGGCGGCTATGCCGAGATAGACGACGACGGCGTGATCATCCTGGCCGACCACGCCCGTCGCGCGGACGACATCGATCCTGACGTCGTGCGCGAGACGCGCGACCATGCGATCGAGCAGATGGAGGGCATTCCCGAGGGCGATCACCGGCGCGCCTACTACGCAAACAAGGTGAGCTGGTGTAACCTTTTGTTGAAACAGGTCATGGGGGACGCTGCTGCGAGCTCCCGCTAG
- a CDS encoding phosphohexomutase domain-containing protein: MDRQPDIIRFGNDGWHARFDDGFSEANVVRVVDALGLLWSDDAPGATIYVGYDRRHDSSVLAREAAGVLSSFGLRACVSDVACPTPAVAWSCAQDEAALGTLVITASERSCEYGGILVRAADGGPCPRSFLDEVEQTISSSPSKQRGLIEKRDLMGPYMAALTSFVDAGALAAARPRVVVDPMFGAGSGHLAALLTAVGCDVVEIHVEPHEDFDGIHPAPQDPWADACEQAVVAQGAALGVLLDGDGDRAAVVDEHGSILPARLLVPLVMGHLVEGHGATGRVVTTLTCSALVSRQAARLGCEMVSVPVGFPRIYREVLEGDVILGAEEYGGICVPAHLHERDGLLVALLAVELLATSGVPMSQLVSELESKIGSMRYTRRDVRLDPAVTQAFRNVLPGLNPPDVAGRVPVEVSHADGLRLQFEDDSWVLMRPSRAGALVRVYAEAPSECERDELLEGACDIVRQGV, from the coding sequence TTGGATAGACAGCCCGACATCATCCGCTTCGGAAACGATGGGTGGCACGCTCGCTTCGACGACGGCTTCAGTGAGGCCAACGTAGTGAGAGTCGTCGACGCGCTCGGGCTGCTCTGGTCCGACGACGCGCCGGGCGCCACCATCTACGTGGGCTACGACCGGCGCCATGACTCCTCTGTGCTCGCGCGTGAGGCTGCGGGCGTCCTCTCGTCCTTTGGCCTCAGGGCCTGCGTGTCCGACGTGGCCTGCCCGACGCCTGCCGTGGCGTGGTCCTGCGCTCAGGACGAGGCGGCTCTCGGCACCCTCGTCATCACGGCGAGCGAGCGCTCCTGCGAGTACGGGGGCATCCTCGTGCGCGCGGCCGACGGCGGCCCCTGCCCGCGCTCGTTTCTCGACGAGGTCGAGCAGACCATCTCGTCGAGCCCCTCTAAGCAGCGCGGGCTCATCGAGAAGCGCGACCTCATGGGACCCTACATGGCTGCCCTCACCTCCTTTGTGGACGCTGGCGCACTGGCGGCCGCGCGACCGAGGGTTGTCGTCGACCCCATGTTCGGGGCGGGCTCCGGCCATCTTGCGGCTTTGCTCACCGCCGTGGGCTGCGACGTGGTGGAGATTCATGTTGAGCCCCACGAGGACTTCGACGGCATCCACCCCGCCCCCCAAGACCCGTGGGCCGATGCCTGCGAGCAGGCGGTGGTCGCTCAGGGAGCCGCCTTGGGCGTGCTCCTCGACGGTGACGGGGACCGGGCCGCCGTGGTGGATGAGCACGGGTCCATTCTCCCCGCGCGCCTGCTCGTTCCCCTCGTCATGGGACACCTCGTCGAGGGACACGGTGCCACGGGACGCGTCGTGACCACGCTGACTTGCTCGGCGCTCGTCTCTCGGCAGGCAGCGCGCCTTGGGTGCGAGATGGTCAGCGTGCCAGTGGGCTTTCCGCGCATCTACCGGGAGGTCCTCGAGGGAGACGTCATCTTAGGGGCTGAGGAGTACGGTGGAATCTGCGTCCCTGCGCACCTGCACGAACGCGACGGCCTGCTCGTGGCCCTGCTCGCGGTCGAGCTCCTGGCGACCTCGGGCGTGCCGATGAGCCAGCTCGTGAGCGAACTTGAGTCCAAGATAGGCAGCATGCGCTACACGAGACGGGACGTGCGGCTCGATCCCGCCGTGACTCAGGCCTTCAGAAACGTCTTGCCGGGGCTCAACCCCCCTGACGTTGCCGGACGGGTGCCCGTCGAGGTGAGCCATGCCGACGGCTTGCGCCTCCAGTTCGAAGACGACTCCTGGGTGCTCATGCGTCCGTCGCGGGCAGGTGCTCTGGTGAGGGTCTATGCCGAGGCCCCCTCCGAGTGCGAACGCGATGAGCTTCTGGAGGGAGCCTGCGACATTGTGCGCCAGGGGGTCTAA